ATGAATAGGCCTGTTAAAATTACAGGCGAAGAATTAAGAGGAATTGAAGTTTTCTATTTACTCGTTCCTGCACGTTTCTAATTTTGTTTAAGGTTTTAAAGTTTAAAATTTTTGATTGAAGAAAAGAGCTATGTTTAAAAAACACAATATGTTTGTTTGCGATCCTAAAAATAATGAAAATAATGATGATGGATATGGTTCCTCTAATATCACTGTTTTAGAAGGTTTAGAAGCTGTTAGAAAAAGACCTGGAATGTATATCGGTAATACGGGTACTATAGGTCTTCACCATCTTATTTATGAGGTTGTTGACAACTCTATTGATGAGTTTTTAGCAGGGCATGGATCCCAAATTGATATCACTTTACACCTTGATGGGAGTGTTACTGTCGCAGATAATGCACGTGGTATACCTGTTGATAAACATCCTTCTGGAAAAAGCGCACTTGAAGTTGTTATGACAGTTCTTCATGCAGGCGGTAAATTTGATAATGAAATCTACAAGACCTCAGGTGGTCTTCATGGAGTTGGAGCATCGGTAGTCAATGCTTTATCGAGTTATTGCCGAGTAGAAGTGAAGAAAAACGGTGGTGTTTATGAACAAGAATACAAATGCGGTATTCCAATTTACAGCGTACGCAGAATTGGCGATACAACTCACCATGGTACGACTACTACATTCAAACCTGATGTCACTATTTTCCAAGAAACAACAGAATTTAGCTTCGATTTTTTATGTGGACGTTTACGCGAATTATCTTTTTTAAACAAAGGTATTTGTATTCGACTTATCGATGAAATCAAAGATAAAACACAAGAATTTAAATATGATGGTGGATTGGTTAGTTTTGTAGAATATTTAAATAGAAGTAAAGTTGTTATCCATCCAAAACCTATTTATATGAATACTGAAAAGGAAGAAACTGTTATTGAAATTGCTTTGCAATGGAATGATAGTTATTCCGAAAGTGTTTATTCATATGCTAACAACATCAACACAATTGAAGGTGGTGCCCATTTAACAGGTTTAAGAGCTGCGTTAACTCGCGTCATTAATCAATTGGCCTCGGGTGATAAAGGCGTCCAAAACCTTAAAGAAGGTCTATCACCAGATGATATCCGTGAGGGTCTAACAGGTGTTGTTCACGTTAAATTACGCGATCCACAATTCGAAGGACAAACCAAAAATAAATTAGCAAATTCGCGCATTCGTACTTTAGTTGAAAGTTCACTGAATGAAAAATTGAGTGATTATTTTCATGAACATCCTGATGTAGCTAAGAAAATTGTTGCTAAAATCGTCGATGCTGCAAGAGCTCGCATTGCTGCACGAAAAGCAAAAGAACTCACTCGGCGTAAAAGCGCACTCGATCTTGGAGGGTTGCCTGGTAAAATTGCAGATTGCCAAGATAGAGATCCTGCTAATTGTGAGTTGTTTATTGTGGAAGGTGACTCGGCGGGTGGTTCTGCAAAACAAGGGCGTGATAGAAAAACGCAAGCCGTCTTACCTTTAAAAGGAAAGATCTTAAACGTCGAAAAAGCAACTACAGACAAAATGCTTTCAAACCAAGAAATTCGTTTGCTCGTACAAGCACTAGGCACAGGCATTGGCCGACATGACAGCGAAGTTGATATTGCAAAACTTCGTTATCATAAAATTGTAATCATGACAGATGCGGACGTTGATGGTGCTCATATTAGAACTCTTTTATTAACTTTCTTTTATAGACAAATGAAAGAGGTTATAAAACGTGGTCATTTATATATAGCTCAACCTCCATTGTATAAATATAAAAAACAAAAAACTGAACGCTATTTAAAAGATGATTCCGAACTTGAAAAGTTTTTGGTTGAAACAGCCATGCAAGACGCTTCTATTTTAGATGGAAACGAAAAAACACTTGAGATGTCTGTTGTTAAAAACATGCTTATTTGCGTTGAACGTCGTAATAAAATTACAAGTATTCTTTCTCGGAGAAGAAGTTCAGTTGCTGTTAATTATTTAGTAAGCCATGCGCTTCTGACTCCTGAAATTTTTTATAAAAAAGCAGATTTCGAAAAATTGATTTCTGAAATGAAACTCCATGTATTGAAATATGGACATATTCATGCAAAAGTTGACTTTGATTCCGAACACAATCGATATTTTGCTATAATTGATATTCAGCTTGCAGGAAAACCATATCATTTTAAATTAGATTTTGATTTTGTTAGTTCTACAGAATTTGAAGAATTAAAACGATTGACGCAGCAATTAGAATCTACCTTTGCTCTTCCTTTAAAATATTCACACGATAAAAAATCTCGTGTTATTACTTCATGGGTAGAACTCAGAGAGTTTTTACTGTCTGACGGTAGAAGTGGTGCTTATATTCAACGCTACAAGGGTCTTGGCGAAATGAACTCCGAACAGCTCTGGGAGACAACTATGCAGCCTTCCTCAAGGCAGTTGCTTCAAGTCACAATTGAAGATGCCATGGCTGCAGATGATATATTTTCTATGCTCATGGGTGACGATGTCCCACCAAGAAAAGAATTTATTGAATCTAATGCTTTAAATGTCAGAAACCTTGACGCTTAAATAAAAGTAAAAAGTTGGAAAAAACATTATGTCACAAGAAAAAATGAGTGTTGTTACTGCAAATATTAATGATGAAATGAAAAATGCATATCTTGATTATGCAATGAGCGTTATTGTGAGCCGTGCTCTCCCTGATGTTCGTGATGGTATGAAACCAGTTCATAGACGAGTTTTATATGCTATGTATGAACAAAATAATGTTCACAATAAGGCGTATAAAAAATCGGCACGTATTGTCGGAGATGTGTTGGGTAAATATCACCCACACAGTGACACATCTGTTTATGATGCTCTTGTTCGCTTGGCTCAAGACTTTTCGATGCGTTATCCACTGATCGATGGTCAGGGGAACTTTGGATCTATCGATGGTGACTCACCTGCAGCGATGCGTTATACCGAAGTTCGTTTGGCTAAAATATCTGAAGCTCTGATGGGCTCTATTGAAGAAGATACTGTGGATTTCGGTCCGAACTATGACAACAGCGAAGTTCAACCGCTTGTGCTGCCTTCTGTTTTGCCACAACTTTTGGTAAATGGGCAGAGTGGTATTGCTGTTGGTATGGCTACAAATATTCCTCCACACAATCTAACCGAAATTCTCGATGCTCTTATTTTTATGATAGAAAAAGGCAGTTCTACGATTGAACAGCTAATGGCATACGTTAAGGGGCCTGATTTTCCTTCATATGGAATGATTTGCGGATTAAAAGGTATTCATGATGCCTATCGCACTGGTCGGGGAAGTATAGTTGTCCGTGGAAAAGCAATTGTTGAATCTACTAAAAATGGTAGAGAACAAATTATTGTGACAGAGCTTCCTTACCAAGTTAACAAACTGACATGGATTGAAAAGATTGCAGAACTCGTTAAGCAAGAAGAAATTCAAGGCATTTCTGATATCCGTGATGAAAGTAACAAAGAAGGTATTCGTGTTGTTATCGAAGTTAAAAAAGGTGAAAATGCAGAAGTTCTATTAAATCACCTGTATAAACGCACACGTTTACAAGACTCTTTTGGCGTAAATATGGTTTGTATTGTGCGTGGTGCTCCTCGCCTATTAAACCTAAAAGAATGTTTAGAGTACTTTTTAGAACATCGCCTTGAAGTGATTACGCGTCGTACGACTTTTAGACTACGCAAAGCTCAAGATCGTCTTCATATTTTAGATGGTTTAAAGATCGCTGTTGATAACATTGATAAAGTCGTCAGTATTATACGAGCTGCAGCAAGTCGTGATGATGCAAAAGAAAAATTAATATCTGCTTATGCACTCTCTGATAAACAAGTCGCTGCAATTCTCGATATGCGTTTATCGCAATTAACAGGATTAGAGCGTGATAAAATCATTGCTGAACACAAGGAAACATTAGTTATAATTGCGGACTTAAAAGATATCCTAGAAAAACCAGAAAGAGTTAAAGCAATTGCTAAAGAAGAATTTATTAATTTAAAAAATTCTCATGGTGATGAAAGAAGAACTGAAATTGCGACTGAAGCTGGTGATGTTGATATTGCAAGCCTCATACCTCCAGCAAATGTGTTTGTTACTTTTTCAAGTACAGGCTATATTAAACGGGTCAATCAAGATGAATTTAGAATTCAAAATAGAGCGGGCAAAGGTAAAACAGGAGCTGCATTAAAAGAAAATGATGTGGTTAAATTTACGTTCCATGCACATACTCACGATTATGTATTGATGTTCTCTAACCTTGGTAAAGTTTATAGCTTTAAAGTGTATGAATTACCTGAAGCTTCTGCAACTGCCCGTGGTAAATCAATCAATCAAATTCTAACAATGTCTAGTAACGAACAAATCACTGCGATGTTGCCAGTGAAAGAGTTTACTGAAAATCAACATATTCTTATGGTAACCAAAGAAGGTGTGATTAAGAAAACCGAACTGTCATCATTCTCAAACATTCGTGTAGGCGGTTTACGTGCTGTGACTTTAGAAGAGGGTGATACCCTCGTCTCTGTGAAAATAACAACTGGTACGGACGAAGTTGTTATAGCAACTGCACACGGTCAAGCTGTTCGCTTTAGTGAAGGCGATGTCCGCAGTATGGGACGCACAGCTCGTGGGGTCAAAGGAATTACCTTAGATGAGGTTGATAAAGATTTTGTTGTTGCAGCGGAAGTTGTGCGTCCAGATGAGTGCGTCTTGGTTGTAACAGAAAATGGTTATGGCAAGAGAAGTAAACTTGAAGAATACAGAAAAACGAGCCGCGGCGGTAAAGGTGTAAAGACCATTAAAATCAGCGAACGTAATGGCAATGTGATTAGTATGATGTCGGTAAATGCGGAGTCTGATATCATGCTCACCACCAACACAGGTCGTGTTTTAAGAATTAAAGTGAGTTCTTTACGTGTTATGGGAAGAGTGACTCAAGGTGTTTGTCTCATGCGAATTCTGGATGAAGAAAAAATTGTTTCTGTTTCAACTCCGAGTGAATTCGATGACACCCCAGTTACCCAGATAGAATCTGTAGAAGAAGTAGAGTAAAAGAATGTATAAAAAGTATTTTTTTTTTAATTTCACTTTGTTTGCCTTAGTTGCACTCATTTATTCATGTGGTTTGAGAAAGCTGCCTCAGCCGATCGGAAGTAATTTCTCTTACCCTGGTTCAATTGTTTCAGATTCCCCTTCCAGTTTTTTATTGTTGAATACTTCTGCCAATGATGATTATTCGGATGGAAGTATTCAACGTTATACGGTTGATTCAAATGGAAATCAGACTTTAGCATCTGTGATTTCAGTTCCATCGCATGCAACTGAAATCACCGTTACGTATGATGGTAAGCTTGTACCACTTTCGTTTGATGATTCTTATTCGAAAACTATTGTACAGTTTTATGATTATAGTTCGCCAAATAATCCTAAATTATTGGAAAATTTAACTCTTACTTTTCCAAGTACAGGTGGAAAACAGGCCATAAAAAGGCTTGGAACATTTCAAAGAACTTCCGAAACTAATTTTTATTATGTTTATGGGACTATATACACTTCTGCAAATTTAGACGGAACAAAGAATAATATTCCACCAAGAACTTTTCTTGCTAAAGTAGCAACTAATTTCTCATCCTCTCAGAATCTTATGCTTATGTCATATGGCTTAGGTGATCCAAATTCTTTTGTGAAGCAATCAACAGCCTTTAAATCTGCAAATTCAACAATCGATATCCAATATACCTTTGGCTTTGAGGCGGCAACATATGATGTACAGAATGATTTATTTATAGCTTTCCCTACGGGGACTATAGGAAAATTCGCAGGAGGGGTAGTTAATAACTATCCAAGTTTACCAAAACCTTTAGAATATTTTTCAAATACGGATTATACTCCATGTACGAGCTACGAATGCGCAGATTTTCGTGCTGTTTCTTTAGCTGCAGTTTATATGCCAAATCTTGTTAGCGGTAAAAGTGTAGACGAGTCCACTTTTTTTGTTCCATTGGCTTGGAATCAAAATGGAATCCCTTATGCGGCTAGATCAAATGGTGTAGATATTGTGTATAGTGCGAAATTAGACAAAGATGATACTAAATCTTTTTCTTTTCAAAGCCAATTTTGGTCATCCTATTGGTCTAACACACCTAATCCTGGAAACGCTTTAGCAAATCCATCTACATGTTATGGCAGTACAGCAACGTCTAACGCAAATCAGTATGGAACAATCACACAAAACAGTTTGTTCGTAGTTAAAAAGGGGACAAATGGCACAAACCAGATAAGTGATAATTCTGCCGATGGGAGCACAGGTTACGGAGGCGAAATATTTTTAATCAATGGATTCGATCTTCTAGCTGCAAATATCACGAGTATAAATACCGCTCGCAATGCAGATACAAGCGTTAAAATAGATGATTTTGCAAGTTTGGCAAAATATCAAGTAGTTGATCGTTATAATTCCACCACGAATTTAAATTCAAATTGGTTAAATGGCTCAGCTACAGGTTCTCCTAAAAATGGCGGCCCATTGACTTATTATATGTATTCAAGAACATCGAGTAATACGATTTTCAAAAACCTAAGCACAGCTGTGCCAAATTTGAAGATATTTAATTTTGGTGGAGGAAATTGCAGACCTTATTGGTATAGAGTCACAACAAGCGCTAAAACATATGGATTGGATACGACTTGGATTGGTAACAATTTTAGTGGTCCAGGAGCGGGAGCAACGACTTATCCAGGTGCAACTCTTACAGATCCGACTTTAACGTATTATTACTCATTTCCGACAACAAATGGAGCAAATCTGTGTACAGATGTTTCTGTATCAGGATCAACTCCTTTTGTATTTTGTTATAACTTCTTGTATAATACAGTCACTCGATTTAAGGTTACACAAACAAGCGGTGCATTTACTATATATTAATTAATATTCATGAAAGAATCTATTATGAAAATTTTTATCGATTCTGCTGACATAAAGGAAATTAAAACAGTTGCTGAACTTGGAGTTTGTGATGGAGTTACAACAAATCCAACACTCATAGCAAAATCAGGACAAGATTTTAAAACCGTATTAAGCGAAATCGTAAATATAATTCCCGGACCAATTTCGGCGGAAGTTATTTCATTAGATTCAAAAGGAATGATAAAAGAAGCTGAAGAACTTGTAAAACTTGCAAATAGTATTGTGATTAAACTTCCTCTTACAGAAGAAGGATTAAAAGCATGTAAATATTTAAATGGCAAAGGTATAAAAACCAACGTTACTTTATGTTTTAGTGTGGGTCAGGCGTTGCTTGCAGCAAAATCAGGAGCGACTTATGTTTCTCCTTTTATAGGAAGACTTGATGATATCGGAGAAGATGGTGTCAATCTCATTAAAGAAATAAAAGCTTTATACTCAGCTAACAAAGTGGAAACAAAAATACTTGCTGCAAGCATCCGTAGTCCTAGACATGTGACAGATTCATTTATTTCTGGTGCAGACGTGGTTACTTTACCGTTTAAAATTTTGCTTCAACTCTATACTCATCCTTTAACTGATAAGGGGCTTAAGCAATTTATTGAAGACTGGAAAAATTCTGGCCAAAGAAGCATACTTGCTGAAAAAATTTAAATTAATTAGAAGTTAGAAAATGAGCATTTTTATTTGTACGAGTAATCAAGGAAAATTAAGAGAATTTTCTAATTTGTTAAATGATAATGAAAACATAGTTGGTCTTGCAGAACTTAAGAAAGTCGAAAACATACAACAAATCGAAGCTATTGAAAACTCCGACTATTTTCTATCAAATGCCCTTATAAAAATTTTGTCTGCTTTAAAATATATATTAGATAATCATGACATTTCAGAATTTAAAGCTATTAAGAAAATATTAGTGGATGATTCAGGGCTTTGTGTCCCTGAGTTAAATTACTTGCCTGGTGTGCACTCTGCAACCTATGCAGGTGAACCAAAAAGCGATGAAAAAAATCGTAAAAAATTAACTGAACAATTAAATAAGCAAGAAAAATATATAAATTTTAAAAATGAAAAGCGTTTGCAAGCCTTTTTTGTTTGTTTTTTAATTGAGCTTGATTTAACCGGCATAATAATTAACAAAGATGATTTTAAAATTGTTGATGGAAAAAGTCTTGTAAATAATAGAGTTATCGAACTTGAAAGAAACTATTTAGATAAAGTAAATCTAAATATTGAAGGTGGGAGTTTTTCACAAAATATTCCTATTTCTTCTTTATTAGAAGGCTTTAATAAAGAGATTTATATAAATATCCATTATGGTTTTTGTTCAGGTGAAATATCAAATATTGAACAAAATAAAATATTAGGTACTGGGCATGGATATGATCATATGTTTTACTCATGTGAAAATAGAGAACTGTCTTTTGCTAGTATACCTTTAGTGGAAAAAAATAGAAAAAGTCATAGGGCATTTGCTTTAAATGCGATGGTAAAATCATTTAGTAAATAATATATAATTATACTGTAACAATATCATTTTTATATGATGCAACTACTTCTATTATTTTATCAATATCCTGTTCCTCTAATTTAGATTCTATAAGAGTTTCTTTTAAAAGAGAAGCAACTTCCATAAAATCTTTTAGAGGTATTTTTAATTTGGCATGAGCTGCCTTTAAAAGTTTTGTATCATACATAACTGGACCGCCTAAGGTAGTAGTTAAAAATTTTGTTTGATGATCTATCAAGCGGGCAAGATCAACATTTTCAAAATAGTGAATAAGATTTTCTGATTCCATTATTTTTTTATAAAATAGACTCACTACAACATGTAAGGTTTTATAGCCACCGTATTTATCATAAATAGTTTTGTCCATTTATAGATTCCTTTTCTAATTTATGATTTCTATAGCAATTGCAGATATATCATCTTCTAAAACAGTTGAATCAAATTCAGATAATATTGCATCTTTTACTTTATGCATAACTTCTTCTAACGGCAGATTCATCGAAAAATATTTTTTTAAAGTCTCTTTTAATTTTTTTAAACCATACTCTTCTCCTTTAGAAAGCCCTTCGATTAAGCCGTCAGTGTATGCAAAAACGACATCTCCTACTGCAAGATCCAATTTCTGTGCAGATATATTTAAATTTTCAGAGTATCCTAATTTACTTCCTATGCTTCCTATTAATTTAATTTCAATTTGACCCGATTCTTTTAATTTACTTCTTTTCAAAAGAATAGGTGGGTTGTGTGCTGCTGAATATGAAGTTATATTCATATTCTCGCTTGAGATTACAAGTGCTAGCATTGTCATTACAAGTTTTTGATTACTAAGTTTTAAAATAATTTTGTTAAAATCATTTAATAATTGAATAGGATCTTCAGGGGTTACATTTTCATTAATTATTTTTAATAAATGTTTTTCGAAAATCCCAGTTACAACTCCTGCAAGTAATGCTGAACCTATTCCGTGACCAGTAATGTCACCAATATATATATGAGCTTCGTTTTCATTAACAAAATAATTATACCAATCTCCGCCAATTGAAACAGCTGCTTGATAAAAAGAGGATATATTAAAGTTTTTTAAATTTAAATTTGGACGAGGAAGTAACGATTTTTGAATACTGCTAGCCATTTCAAGACTGTCTTTTAATTGTTTTTCTTTTAGTAAATTATATTCATTAACCATTTTTGAATATGAATTCATTATATGTTCATTTTCTTTTATTTTCATATTATTAAATCCATATATAATACTCAAATTGTCATGAATTTTATTAATATGAAACTCATAAGGAACGTTTTTAATTTTCTTAAAAGTGCATTGATAGTCAAATTTTTTTTCACTTAAAGACATTACGGAATTAATGTCAAAATTTAGGAAGACATTCAATAAATTGTCATTTAATCCCTTAAATATTTCTTCAAAATAGCTATTTTTATATACGATATCGAGATTTGTTGTATTAAAGATTGCAATTGGTATATTAATTGATTGTATTAAATCTGTTGTTTTTAATTCCATAAATTTCCAAAAATTTGACATATTAAAGTGTTAATTATTTAATTGTATCAGCTTGGAAATATTTATATAGTAAGTATGCCAATATTTTATCATTACATTCAGAAAAAATTAATAGGGAGATGAGAACTAGGATATTTATTCATCTTCAAACTGAGTGATTCTTGGTCCCCAAGAGGCTTGTTTCGATTCATATATCGGAATGTTTAATGACTTTTGATAGGAACCATCTTTTGACATGTAATATAGTTTATGGATACCTAAGCGGGTTCCTTTTGAAGATCTATCCGATTGGAATAAAATAAATCGTCCATCAGGTGAAAAAGAAGGTTTTTCGTTATCTCCTTGGCTCAGAGTGAGCCTTTCAATACCTGAACCATTAGAACCAATTTTAAATAAATCCCAAAGATTAATATCTCTGTCATAACTAGCAAATACTATTGTTTTGCTATCAGGACTCCAGCATGCACTTGCATTGTACCAGCCAGCGTAGGTAAGTCGGGTTGTATTTCCACTTGAAAGATCTTTAACAAAGATCATTGGTTTGCCA
The sequence above is drawn from the Fluviispira vulneris genome and encodes:
- the gyrB gene encoding DNA topoisomerase (ATP-hydrolyzing) subunit B: MFKKHNMFVCDPKNNENNDDGYGSSNITVLEGLEAVRKRPGMYIGNTGTIGLHHLIYEVVDNSIDEFLAGHGSQIDITLHLDGSVTVADNARGIPVDKHPSGKSALEVVMTVLHAGGKFDNEIYKTSGGLHGVGASVVNALSSYCRVEVKKNGGVYEQEYKCGIPIYSVRRIGDTTHHGTTTTFKPDVTIFQETTEFSFDFLCGRLRELSFLNKGICIRLIDEIKDKTQEFKYDGGLVSFVEYLNRSKVVIHPKPIYMNTEKEETVIEIALQWNDSYSESVYSYANNINTIEGGAHLTGLRAALTRVINQLASGDKGVQNLKEGLSPDDIREGLTGVVHVKLRDPQFEGQTKNKLANSRIRTLVESSLNEKLSDYFHEHPDVAKKIVAKIVDAARARIAARKAKELTRRKSALDLGGLPGKIADCQDRDPANCELFIVEGDSAGGSAKQGRDRKTQAVLPLKGKILNVEKATTDKMLSNQEIRLLVQALGTGIGRHDSEVDIAKLRYHKIVIMTDADVDGAHIRTLLLTFFYRQMKEVIKRGHLYIAQPPLYKYKKQKTERYLKDDSELEKFLVETAMQDASILDGNEKTLEMSVVKNMLICVERRNKITSILSRRRSSVAVNYLVSHALLTPEIFYKKADFEKLISEMKLHVLKYGHIHAKVDFDSEHNRYFAIIDIQLAGKPYHFKLDFDFVSSTEFEELKRLTQQLESTFALPLKYSHDKKSRVITSWVELREFLLSDGRSGAYIQRYKGLGEMNSEQLWETTMQPSSRQLLQVTIEDAMAADDIFSMLMGDDVPPRKEFIESNALNVRNLDA
- the gyrA gene encoding DNA gyrase subunit A, with the translated sequence MSQEKMSVVTANINDEMKNAYLDYAMSVIVSRALPDVRDGMKPVHRRVLYAMYEQNNVHNKAYKKSARIVGDVLGKYHPHSDTSVYDALVRLAQDFSMRYPLIDGQGNFGSIDGDSPAAMRYTEVRLAKISEALMGSIEEDTVDFGPNYDNSEVQPLVLPSVLPQLLVNGQSGIAVGMATNIPPHNLTEILDALIFMIEKGSSTIEQLMAYVKGPDFPSYGMICGLKGIHDAYRTGRGSIVVRGKAIVESTKNGREQIIVTELPYQVNKLTWIEKIAELVKQEEIQGISDIRDESNKEGIRVVIEVKKGENAEVLLNHLYKRTRLQDSFGVNMVCIVRGAPRLLNLKECLEYFLEHRLEVITRRTTFRLRKAQDRLHILDGLKIAVDNIDKVVSIIRAAASRDDAKEKLISAYALSDKQVAAILDMRLSQLTGLERDKIIAEHKETLVIIADLKDILEKPERVKAIAKEEFINLKNSHGDERRTEIATEAGDVDIASLIPPANVFVTFSSTGYIKRVNQDEFRIQNRAGKGKTGAALKENDVVKFTFHAHTHDYVLMFSNLGKVYSFKVYELPEASATARGKSINQILTMSSNEQITAMLPVKEFTENQHILMVTKEGVIKKTELSSFSNIRVGGLRAVTLEEGDTLVSVKITTGTDEVVIATAHGQAVRFSEGDVRSMGRTARGVKGITLDEVDKDFVVAAEVVRPDECVLVVTENGYGKRSKLEEYRKTSRGGKGVKTIKISERNGNVISMMSVNAESDIMLTTNTGRVLRIKVSSLRVMGRVTQGVCLMRILDEEKIVSVSTPSEFDDTPVTQIESVEEVE
- the fsa gene encoding fructose-6-phosphate aldolase, with amino-acid sequence MKIFIDSADIKEIKTVAELGVCDGVTTNPTLIAKSGQDFKTVLSEIVNIIPGPISAEVISLDSKGMIKEAEELVKLANSIVIKLPLTEEGLKACKYLNGKGIKTNVTLCFSVGQALLAAKSGATYVSPFIGRLDDIGEDGVNLIKEIKALYSANKVETKILAASIRSPRHVTDSFISGADVVTLPFKILLQLYTHPLTDKGLKQFIEDWKNSGQRSILAEKI
- a CDS encoding non-canonical purine NTP pyrophosphatase translates to MSIFICTSNQGKLREFSNLLNDNENIVGLAELKKVENIQQIEAIENSDYFLSNALIKILSALKYILDNHDISEFKAIKKILVDDSGLCVPELNYLPGVHSATYAGEPKSDEKNRKKLTEQLNKQEKYINFKNEKRLQAFFVCFLIELDLTGIIINKDDFKIVDGKSLVNNRVIELERNYLDKVNLNIEGGSFSQNIPISSLLEGFNKEIYINIHYGFCSGEISNIEQNKILGTGHGYDHMFYSCENRELSFASIPLVEKNRKSHRAFALNAMVKSFSK
- a CDS encoding group I truncated hemoglobin, encoding MDKTIYDKYGGYKTLHVVVSLFYKKIMESENLIHYFENVDLARLIDHQTKFLTTTLGGPVMYDTKLLKAAHAKLKIPLKDFMEVASLLKETLIESKLEEQDIDKIIEVVASYKNDIVTV
- a CDS encoding PP2C family protein-serine/threonine phosphatase, with translation MELKTTDLIQSINIPIAIFNTTNLDIVYKNSYFEEIFKGLNDNLLNVFLNFDINSVMSLSEKKFDYQCTFKKIKNVPYEFHINKIHDNLSIIYGFNNMKIKENEHIMNSYSKMVNEYNLLKEKQLKDSLEMASSIQKSLLPRPNLNLKNFNISSFYQAAVSIGGDWYNYFVNENEAHIYIGDITGHGIGSALLAGVVTGIFEKHLLKIINENVTPEDPIQLLNDFNKIILKLSNQKLVMTMLALVISSENMNITSYSAAHNPPILLKRSKLKESGQIEIKLIGSIGSKLGYSENLNISAQKLDLAVGDVVFAYTDGLIEGLSKGEEYGLKKLKETLKKYFSMNLPLEEVMHKVKDAILSEFDSTVLEDDISAIAIEIIN